Within the Kingella potus genome, the region CTGATCCAGCTTTTTTTCCTGTATTACGGCCTGCCCAAAGCGGGCATCAAATGGGACGGCTTCACCTGCGGCGTCATCGCGCTGACCTTTCTCGGCGCGGGCTACATGGCCGAGGCCATCCGTTCGGGCATACTCGCCGTGCCGCAGGGGCAGGTTGAAGCGGGCAAAGCCGTCGGCTTGAGCCGGATGCAGGTGTTCCGCTATGTCGAGCTGCCGCAGGCATGGGCGGTTGCCCTGCCGGCGGTGGCGGCCAATGTGCTGTTTTTAATTAAGGAAACCTCCGTCATCGGCGCGGTGGGCGTGGCCGAGCTGCTGTTTGTTACCAAAGACATCATCGGCATGGACTACAAAACCAACGAAGCCCTGCTGCTGCTGTTTGCCGCCTATCTGATTATCCTGCTGCCGCTGTCGCTTTTGGCGCGGTGGGCGGAAAACCGCGTGCGGAGTGCGAAATATGGTACTTGACTGGCTTTTCGAAGGGCAGAATATCGCCCGTTTGGGCAAAGGGCTGCTGCTGACGGCGCAGATTTCCCTGATTTCGGTGGCCTTTTCCTGCGTGTTCGGCACGCTGTTCGGCCTGCTGCTGCGCTCGCGCAGCCGCCTCGTCCGCTTTTGCGGCCGCCTGTATCTGGAAACCGTGCGCATCGTGCCGATACTGGTGTGGTTGTTCGGCTTCTATTTCGGGATTTCGACTTGGACGGGCGTGCATATCGACGGGCTGTGGGTGTGCGTGTGGGTGTTTGCGCTGTGGGGTGTGGCCGAAATGGGCGATTTGGTGCGCGGAGCCTTGGAATCGATCGAACAGCACCAAACCGAATCCGCGCTTGCCCTCGGTTTGGACAAATGGCAGGTTTTTCTTTATATCGAGCTGCCGCAGAGCGTGCGCCGCGTGCTGCCCGGCGCGATCAACCTCTTTACCCGCATGATCAAAACCAGCTCGCTGGCCTCGCTCATCGGCGTAATCGAAGTGGTGAAGGTCGGCCAGCAGATTATCGAAAACTCGCTGCTTACCGTGCCCAACGCCTCGCTTTGGGTATACGGCCTGATTTTTATCCTCTACTTCCTCTGCTGCTGGCCGCTGTCGCTGTGGGCGGCGCGGCTGGAAAAACAATGGGAACACTGAAATGGCATTATTGAGCGTGCGCAAGCTGCACAAGCAATACGGCAACGTTACCGCCCTAGAATCGCTGGATCTCGAGCTGCACAAAGGCGAAGTCATCGTCCTGCTCGGCCCCTCCGGCTGCGGCAAATCCACGCTTTTGCGCTGCATCAACGGCCTGGAAGAACACCAGGGCGGCGATATTGTCATGGAAGGTGTCGGCACTTTCGGCAAAGACGTTTCCTGGCAGAATGCACGGCAGAAAGTGGGCATGGTGTTCCAAAGCTACGAACTCTTCGCCCACATGAGCGTTATCGACAACATCCTGCTCGGCCCGCTCAAAGTGCAGAAACGCAGCCGCGCCGAAGCCGAAGCGCAGGCCGGAAAACTCTTGGAGCGCGTCGGGCTGGCCGACCGCAAAAATTCCTACCCGCGCGAACTCTCCGGCGGGCAAAAGCAGCGCATCGCCATCGTCCGCGCCCTCTGCCTCAATCCCGAAGTTATCCTGCTCGACGAAATCACCGCCGCCCTCGATCCCGAAATGGTGCGCGAAGTGCTCGAAGTGGTGCTCGAACTCGCCCGCGAAGGCATGAGTATGCTGATTGTTACCCACGAAATGGCCTTCGCCCGCAAAGTGGCCGACCGCATTGTGTTTATGGACAAGGGCGCAATCATCGAAGAAAACACGCCGGAAAACTTTTTTACCGCGCCGCAAACCGAACGCGCCAAGCAGTTTCTCGCCGGCATGGACTACTAAACCCGTTTTTACAGCAGAGGCCGTCCGAACAGCCTCCAAACACTTTTCAGACGGCCTCCGAACTTTACCCCACCACCATCCGAAGAAAGGAAACACCATGCAGCTCAACAGCAAATTCAAAGCCCTGCTCGCAGGCGCAACCCTCGCCCTCGGCCTGGCCGCCTGCGGCGGCAGCGGCGATACCGCCCAATCCGCAGGCAGCCAGCCGGCCGCCCCTGCCGCCGACAGCGTGGCCGCCATCAAAGAAAAAGGCGTAATCCGCATCGGCGTGTTCGGCGACAAGCCCCCGTTCGGCTATGTGGACAGCGAAGGCAAAAACCAGGGCTTCGATGTGGAAATCGCCAAAGAAATGGCCAAAGACCTGTTCGGCAGCCCCGACAAAGTGGAATTTGTCCTGACCGAAGCGGCCAACCGCGTCGAATACGCGCGTTCCGGCAAAGTCGATCTCGTGCTGGCCAATTTCACCCAAACGCCCGAGCGTGCCGAAGCCGTGGATTTTGCCGCGCCCTATATGAAAGTCGCCCTCGGGGTCGTGTCGCCCGACAAAAAACCGATTACCGATGTGGCCCAGCTTAAAGACCAAATCCTTTTGGTAAACAAAGGCACCACCGCCGATGCGTTTTTCAGCAAAAACCATCCCGAAGTGAAGCTGCTCAAATTCGACCAAAACACCGAAACCTTCGACGCGCTCAAAGACGGACGCGGCGTGGCGCTGGCGCACGACAACGCGCTGCTGTGGGCATGGGCGAAAGAAAACCCCGGCTACGAAGTGGCCATCGGCAACATCGGCCCGGCCGAAGTCATCGCCCCTGCCGTGAAAAAAGGCGACAAAGCCCTGCTCGACTGGGTAAACGGCGAAATCGCGGCCATGAAAAAAGACGGCCGTCTGAAAGCCGCCTATGAAAAAACCCTGCAACCCGTGTACGGCGACAAGGTAAAAGCGGAAGACATCCTCGCCGAATAAGCCGTCCGCCGCATCCGGCAAAACAAAAAGGCCGTCTGAAAAGCGTTTTGCGTTTTTCAGACGGCCTTTTGCCATTGCGGGGCGTATTCCCGCTTTGCCGCCAATCCGCACTTTCGGCGAAACCAAACCGCTTGCGCGGTTGCGCCATACACTCTGCACAACGGCAGAGGCCGTCTGAAAAAACAAAAAACGCTTTTCAGACGGCCTCTCGGCGGGATTTCGGGATTTATAGTGCAACAAATAAACAGCAGGCAATTGCGCCGGCAACGGAAAACGGAATGAGGCAGGGTGTGCCGCCCAAGCGACGCACGCGTTCTTTGCTTTGCAGGGTTTTGCAGGCATTCTGAAACCGTGTGCGGCAACTTGGGGCAATATGCCCTGCCGGCCGTGCAAGCAGCAGGACGGATATTTCCGTGTTGCCGAGCTATCTCGCAGGGCGGCACGAACATAGCCGCAAGCAGGCCGTTTGGGCCGTCAGCCAACCAGAGAGGCCGTCTGAAAAACGTTTTTCAGACGGCCTCCCGTTTTGCTTTTAACGCCACGCTGTGAGAAATTCCTGCCAGTGTTTTTCTCCCGACAAGGTATTCAGATAGTTTTTCAAACGGCGGATTTCCTGCTCGTATTCGTCGGCATCAGCCGCGCCGCTCATCAGACGGAAACGCAGATACATCAGATAAGTGTTGGCCGCGTCGGTTTCGCAGTAGTCGCGGATGTCTTTCAGACGGCCTGCCTGATACGCCTCCCACACTTTGCCGCCGTCCATGCCCAGCTTGCCGGGGAAGCCGCACAGCTTGGCCATGTCGTCCAGCGGCACGGCGGCGCGGGGCTGGTAGAGCGACAATAAGTCCATCAGGTCGCAGTGGCGGCTGTGGTAGCGGCTGATGTAGTTGTTCCATTTGAAGTCGCGGCTGTCGCCGAAATCGCCTTCGCCCGTGTCCCAGTAGCGGGCGGCCTCGATGCCGTGGATCAGGGCGCGGTAGTGCAGCACGGGCAGATCGAAGCCGCCGCCGTTCCAGCTCACCAGCTGCGGCGTGTGGTTTTCCACCAGCTCGAAAAAACGGGCGATAACGGTTTCTTCGTCGTCGCCGATGTCGCCTATCGTGCCGATGTGGATTTTGTCCTGCCCCCAGCGCATACAGCAGGAAACGGCAACGACACGGTGCAGATGGAGGGGCATAAAGTCGCCGCCGGTTTTGGCGCGGCGTTGCTGCTGCGCCCATTCCACTGTTTCCGCGTCGGACAAAGCGGCGGGCAGGTTGTGCAGCAGGCGGATGCCGTGCGCGTCGGGCACGGTTTCGATGTCGAAGGCGAGGATGGGTGTCATGTTGCTCACTCCTTTGCGGGTTGCGGGCGGATTTGCCTTTCCAGCCACTGCGCCCATTCGGGGTGCAGGCGGCGCAGGGTTTCGTGCCAATAGAGGTAGCCGAACAGGATTTCGACCGCCTGCGGGCTTGGCGGCAGCGCGAACAGGGCGCGTATCAGGGCTTCGGCTGCTGCGGGCGGGGTATTGTCGTCCATGCCCGCCCAATCGCCGAAGGTGCGGCAGGTTTCAAGGTGCAGGCCGTCGAGCGAGGCGAAGATTTCCGCCTGCCAAGCCGTCCAGTCCGCCCCGCCGGCAAGCACTTCGTACAGCCAGCATTTGACGTTTTACAAACCGCGCATTTCGTGCGTGTGCAGCAGCAGGCGCAACACGGCTTCATGCGCCGCCCGGCAATCTTCGCCGGCATACAGATCGGGCAGCAGATACAGGGCGCGGTTGCGCCGCTTTTCCGGCAGCGCGGCAAGGATGGCGAGGCATTCTTCGGGCGCGTGCCATTCGGGCAGATTCAGAGCCACAGCGGATTCTCCGTCGGCAAAACGAGCGGATTGTGCCGCAGGCTGCGGCTTTTGTCATGCAAAATGGCAGGCGGCGGCAGCGGTTTTTCGGCATAATGTCGGCCTTTTGCAACCTTGAAAACCAAGAAGATATGAACAGAAAACTCCTGTCCGCCCTTTCTGCCGCCTTTCTGATGCTGGCCGCCTGCGGCGAAAACCAGGCGCAGGTCGCCAAACATCCCGCGCCACCCGCCGCCAAAGGTTCGCCTGCCGCGAAACTCGATCCGTCTGTGGAAAAAACCATCCGTACCAAGCTGGAAAAAGCCTACGCCGAGCAGCAGCTCAAAGTGCAGGCCGTTTATGCCACGCCGCTGGCACACCTTTACGAAGTGGTGTTGAGCGGGAAAACCGTGATTTACACCGACGCGCAGGCCGACTATATGCTGGTGGGCGACTTCATCGACGTGAAAAACCGCAAAAGCCTGACCGAAGAGCGCAATGCCGAATTGAGCGCGGTGGATTTCGACAGCCTGCCGCTCGACAAAGCCATCAAAGAAGTGCGCGGCAACGGCCAGCTGAAAATCGCCGTGTTCTCCGATCCCGACTGCCCCTACTGCAAACGGCTGGAACACGAGTTTGAGAAAATGACCGACATCACGATCTACAACTTCATGATGCCG harbors:
- a CDS encoding amino acid ABC transporter ATP-binding protein — protein: MALLSVRKLHKQYGNVTALESLDLELHKGEVIVLLGPSGCGKSTLLRCINGLEEHQGGDIVMEGVGTFGKDVSWQNARQKVGMVFQSYELFAHMSVIDNILLGPLKVQKRSRAEAEAQAGKLLERVGLADRKNSYPRELSGGQKQRIAIVRALCLNPEVILLDEITAALDPEMVREVLEVVLELAREGMSMLIVTHEMAFARKVADRIVFMDKGAIIEENTPENFFTAPQTERAKQFLAGMDY
- a CDS encoding cysteine ABC transporter substrate-binding protein, with the protein product MQLNSKFKALLAGATLALGLAACGGSGDTAQSAGSQPAAPAADSVAAIKEKGVIRIGVFGDKPPFGYVDSEGKNQGFDVEIAKEMAKDLFGSPDKVEFVLTEAANRVEYARSGKVDLVLANFTQTPERAEAVDFAAPYMKVALGVVSPDKKPITDVAQLKDQILLVNKGTTADAFFSKNHPEVKLLKFDQNTETFDALKDGRGVALAHDNALLWAWAKENPGYEVAIGNIGPAEVIAPAVKKGDKALLDWVNGEIAAMKKDGRLKAAYEKTLQPVYGDKVKAEDILAE
- a CDS encoding DsbC family protein is translated as MNRKLLSALSAAFLMLAACGENQAQVAKHPAPPAAKGSPAAKLDPSVEKTIRTKLEKAYAEQQLKVQAVYATPLAHLYEVVLSGKTVIYTDAQADYMLVGDFIDVKNRKSLTEERNAELSAVDFDSLPLDKAIKEVRGNGQLKIAVFSDPDCPYCKRLEHEFEKMTDITIYNFMMPLVSLHPDAVRKAEQIWCQPDRTAAWTTWMRKGKMPPKAADCDNPVDETTSLGEQLGFNGTPALVFPNGRTQAGFSPLPHLEKLIKDNQK
- a CDS encoding amino acid ABC transporter permease is translated as MVLDWLFEGQNIARLGKGLLLTAQISLISVAFSCVFGTLFGLLLRSRSRLVRFCGRLYLETVRIVPILVWLFGFYFGISTWTGVHIDGLWVCVWVFALWGVAEMGDLVRGALESIEQHQTESALALGLDKWQVFLYIELPQSVRRVLPGAINLFTRMIKTSSLASLIGVIEVVKVGQQIIENSLLTVPNASLWVYGLIFILYFLCCWPLSLWAARLEKQWEH
- a CDS encoding 3'-5' exonuclease; the protein is MTPILAFDIETVPDAHGIRLLHNLPAALSDAETVEWAQQQRRAKTGGDFMPLHLHRVVAVSCCMRWGQDKIHIGTIGDIGDDEETVIARFFELVENHTPQLVSWNGGGFDLPVLHYRALIHGIEAARYWDTGEGDFGDSRDFKWNNYISRYHSRHCDLMDLLSLYQPRAAVPLDDMAKLCGFPGKLGMDGGKVWEAYQAGRLKDIRDYCETDAANTYLMYLRFRLMSGAADADEYEQEIRRLKNYLNTLSGEKHWQEFLTAWR
- a CDS encoding amino acid ABC transporter permease, with the translated sequence MNWTYLFNAVPKFAEAAVLTLELSLYGIVLSLLFGLAVAVVTAYKIRFLYVPARAYIELSRNTPLLIQLFFLYYGLPKAGIKWDGFTCGVIALTFLGAGYMAEAIRSGILAVPQGQVEAGKAVGLSRMQVFRYVELPQAWAVALPAVAANVLFLIKETSVIGAVGVAELLFVTKDIIGMDYKTNEALLLLFAAYLIILLPLSLLARWAENRVRSAKYGT